Genomic segment of Mytilus edulis chromosome 12, xbMytEdul2.2, whole genome shotgun sequence:
gctttttatgttttttattggtGGACCTGGAAATGCGctagtattttatatttatttttcaaaatggcgtAAAACTACTGCCCGTATATTCATCCTTGCTTTAGCCGGATTTGACTTGATGAATTGCTTTTTTACAATGCCAATGGAATTAACTGTATTGCATAACATCATAACATTCGACTATAATCCAGTTTGCAAAGTTTTCCGATATATCACCTTTATGATGAACCATGGATCGTCTGTAGTTTTGGCGGCAATTGCTATCGATCGATATATTCGAATTTGTTATCCATTGAGACCACAACTGCGTCCACACCATGCCAAGAAAGTTGTAATTCTTGCGCTTATATTAGCAGTTGCATTTGCCTGGCCGGCTCTGTTCATATATGGGTCACAGACTGTACCAATTCCTATCCCAGGAAAACCACACGTATGCATCATAGGGAAAACTTGCCTATACGAAGATGGGTACATACATACGAGCTATCCACTGATTTTCTCACTATCTCTTCTAGTAGGCAATGTGATAATTGATTTGGCAATGATTATTCTGTATTCGATGATCGGATATCAGGTTATAAAAAGGGGGACATCTTCAAATCCGACTCCATTAAAATATAGGAAGGGAAGTACCTCTACTTTGTCAACAGACGACAACTGTCTAGGAGACAAAAGGACAGAAGATCAAGAGAGGCTGGATAATTTACAGACCGAGAACCACAACGAAAAACATGTTTATTCTGCGCcagaaaaaaatacacataaGTTGACAAAACAATCCACAGCTTCCGTTAGACGTGACATGTTCAGACAGAGATCATTATCGATATCTAGCATCGAAGCTCGAAAGTCACAAATGTACAAAACAACCTTGATGTTGTTCATGGTCACAATTGTATTCATGGGATCGTTTGTTCCTTATTGCGTCATAGTTATTATCAGAGCTCTAGACAAGTCATATTACGCAAGATTGAGCACTGCTGGAAAGGCGGTTTACAACGTGTTCCTGAGAAACTACATGCTAAGTAGTTCGCTCAAtcctattatttattgttttttgagCGTCCAATTCAGACAACAATGCAAAGACCTATTTGATAGAATTAAGAAGAAGCTGCTCTGAATATACTTAGACAAATAAATTATATCTGTCAGCAATCGACACTCTTCGGGCGAATctgctactctccttctatccgttagatgaaggtacggaatcggccgagttgtgacgaatgtaTTTGTCAGAATATCTCAAGAAAATCATGTGGTATAGCTACGTgtaaatactttttattttacgCATTTTTGTGCGATTGTAATATATTTTGAACTATTTTTGTATATTGCTTGCAACCATTTATTTCTGTCATTTCTAGGTTTATGTGCGTGTATCTTTTATTTGAAAAGAGGCAACTGTCAAGGTTGTCGATGTAACTTGAATACATACGGTAAAAAATGAATGAATGCGATATAACTTGAATTAATATTTATTAAAGTAGATCAACTTTCAATAGAGTTGAAGAGAGGCACCTCAAATATGATATATCTATAAACTCTGAACAATGTACAAACATTTTAAGAATCAAATGGAGCTTCATTATTGAGTGTGATCAAGACGAAACACATGTCTGGTGTACCCTATATTCAGTCTGGTATGGTTGAAGAGATTTTAATATCAACTGAGGACAAAACGAAATGCAAATAGCGAACAGACCGAACAAGAACACGTAAACAGATGTGTCCCAATATGGCACGACATCACTGAGATAGAGCAGAAGTAAATACAAAACCCGAACGGACCGAATACGAACATGGAAAAAGATGTGTCAGACGTTCTGGATCTTATATGGCATAGAATCACTGAGATTGAACAGAACTAAATACAAAACGCAATCAGATcgaacaagaacaaacaaacagatggcATGGAATCACTTGTTCAACCTAACAAAATGCCAAGAAATTAATGTAGATTGAAGGAACACACACACAGACGTGTCAGCAGCTGTTCCTATTCCAATATTGCATAGTACCACCATGATTGAGTAGAACTAAATGCAAAAAGCGAACGGACCGAACGAGAATACGCGCAAAAAGGTGTCATCAGTTATTGGTCTTATATCTTGGACTCACTGAACGTTAACAATTCTTGAATAAAAATTAACTAAAAGACTGCTTCTTAGTGCATTTATAACTGAATTCATTTTCCGTAATCTTAtggttgttttggtttttttttttacttttttttttgttttttttttatggggTTTTGTATGTTAtagatttgttttgttaaattctTTTAAGGGGTTCAGGAAATATTGTTATCCATATTTTGAAAGATGTAGAGAGTGTCTGATATTcattctatgttgttttttttttgtaattttcctatttttagaagaaaaggagggttttgaaaaataaattggaacttcaaaaaaaaaaactgattaacATCTGACTATATCGGACAAtacaaaaatcttttttgaatttttaggcacaaacacacacacacacattctGTTGACTCTAATGCTTATGTTTGTAACGTAAAAGAGGTGTACCAAAGTATAATTTTATAATAACTACTATCTAATTATCGTACAGGCTTCCTGTTTTCGTTTGATTCGAAGATGTACAATTATGATAGGACATCCGCCATTTATTGCTTTCTTGTTATTACAATAGTCAGGTTTGATAAGTGTAATTTCGTGGAATGATTATTTTGTCGACAGAAGAGGTTAACAGAGACAGATATAGGAGAGCAGGGTGCATGAACCTCAACTTTTTGTGGGATATAATAGTGTGATAATCTAGGGAATCATTGGAGCATGACTTGAAAGGTCCCACTCTTAGGCTGTAAGTGACCCCTTTTTCCAGTTTTCTGAACATTCTAAAATCTTCTGGTTCCGCCACCGGTTCATATGACTGGCAGGGTTATATTTTAATTGAGAATTACTTGTATTATATTGTTGGGGTTTAACACACTTTCAGCACTTTTGGTTATACATGTAATGTTGTAGCTCGTTTTTATTGTTGGGGACACCGGAGTGCAAGCGGAGAGAACCAACGACTTTCGTTAGGAAAAATTACAATCTCCGTGTATCAAGATCGGAGTAGAATTCACCTACCACGTGTAGGAGGCAAGTGATATTGTTTATTAACTACTTAGATCACTTATACTATCCAAGCACTTGCATATGAGGAAGTTATATCTATTTATGTATTTCCATGGGTTGAGTGTTCTTGTGTCTAATTGTACTGAATTTCTGTCACGTAGCGTTGTCATTTTTAGTGATATTTTACCATTGTTATAttagcgggaggtttggctagccataacacaaaaattaacccaccattttatattaaaatgtccAAATCGGGAATATTGCAGATGTTATCTGCAGTctgtttttctcaatcgatttataacttttgaacagcggtacactacGGTTGCCTTCATAAGaaatcaaactgtaaatatcagATAGTTGTGTCATGACTCATCAATTCAACGCGAAGAACAAAAAAGCTAAGAAACAGTTGTAAGAGCACTCGGTTACACGGATAGCTATACAACTAGGTTTGATCCAACAAtgtcttcataagaaaatgcatgtaccaagtcagaaatatgatagTTGATATcaatccgtttgatgtgtttgaacttttgaattgcCATTTGCTTAGGAACTTTCCATTTAGAagtgttcggtattttttttattttactttttcgaaATTCTATTGACCTAAGGTggattttgtaattatttttccATGATTCTCCGTccatttatccctttctgcacccattgtataaaaaaatcaataaacgtTTGGTTCGTTTGATCTGAGTTctttcttcattggttaaaatccaatTGTGACGTCGAACTGGCTTGCTTTCCTCTAAATTTCCTATTTTGAAAGCTTGCAAAAAGGCGACCAtacctgatgacgtcacatagaaagaacacatctttttgcaaatCATTCGAAAAGAATGAATAAATTTGCCTGCAAAGTGTTCactagagaaacagattccaccactaaaTCTCATGAAATACGAtagatattacaatgtattactgAAAATAGCATTTAAGGAAATCAAAGCATTCAAAGCGCTTTTTGGAATTAACTCGTCAgttagttttattatttaaaacgctcggccaGCCTGGCGTTTTAAATTGGAAAATTTCAACTGTCTCCAGTGGACAAATATcatatcacactcgatgcagagATAGAATCTATATTCAGATCTGTTCTATCATATCGCTCTTTaagtattcaaatatttatacGTCATTGTTTTGACAATTTTTGGGTTTGCTGTTGATTGAAGAAATTAATTCCGATAAGCGCTTTAAATGCTTTGATTCCATTAAATGCTATTTTCAGAAATATTTTCAGAGTTAGAAAATAACTCCATAGAACACCATCCATGTACCGTTCTATTgaatttccatgttcagtggatcACAAAATCTCTGTCAAAAGAGTCAAAACCTTAATTTGGCGTCTCTTTGAGACAGTGTAATTCAcctcataatgaacatgtgtactaagtttaaagttagTGTGACCTCAAACTGACATTACCAAAATATCGATTTGATAACACACGGAAGGATGGACGTACTTATAAAAGGATGGACGTACTTGCGAACGGATGGACAGAACGGGAAGGGACTAACCATAGGATTTTTTCTGTTATTTGAACTGGTGCGGGTTTTCTTTTCCTTTAACATGTTGTTAAACAGAAGATTCGCATTTATCAGTCGGTATCTGATACCAACTTCGATGAAACAGAAGATAgatataaattttgttgatgaaAGTGCAAAACAAACATGCAAATTAAagtttgtcagtttttttatgcaATGTTGAATATATGGTTCACtaatataaaacattataaagtTTTAATAACAACGATCATAACTAATACGGTCatcaaatataacatgtataagacatGTTACGAAAAAGTTGTATTGACAGAAGATTTTAAAACAACTCAGAAATATATAACAGGACTgttttactgtaaaaaaaaaaaaaggtaaaaaaaacgagagaaaaatttgaaacggaaagtcccttatcaaatgacaaatcaAACAGCTGTCATCCCTGACTTTCTCCAAGTATTTGCTGATATAGGATTTGATTGGATGTTaagtgttttaacgccacttttaagcacagCATTGAtactatttcgtggcggccagtttttattggcggaggaagccggaatgcccagagaaaaccacaaAACCTCAATAAGAAAACTGACatttctagtcaattaagattggagtcgagtgcacccgcacaaCCGGAATCCGAACTAAAATCAATGTTGACTAGGCCCCTGGTGATGTAAAAACAATGTTAATTAAAAAACATTCATTAACTAGACCAGTAGGTCTACAATATAACACACAAAcattagtttttatatttatcacaaAAGTTTATCCTGAGCAATCATCAAGCATTCATGATAAGAATAGGTTTGTTTTATATCTGAATTCAATATCAGTACATATCTAGTtattaaagataccaggcttataatttaatacgtcagtcTCGCATTTCGCtcacataagacttatcagtgacgctcagataaaattATAAGAAAGCCACAGAAGAACAAAATtgagagcattgatgacccaaatttcaaaacgttgtgtcaaatacggttaaggttatcTATGGCTTAGATAAGATAATATATTGATACTATGGATACCATTAGTTGCAAGGATTCTTACCAATGATAACCAAGATATACCATGATAAACAGATCAACAAGAAAGAAACAGAGAATTTATTATTATCCAAAGTTGTTTTATAGAAATATGACTggaattgattgattggttgttggtgttAAATGCCCCTTTCAGCACAATGTATATTTTTTGGAGGTACGCTATCATTGGTGATGGAATAAGAGAACACTTCAAATTCGCAAGACAACTGACAATCATTGTCAATCAAGATTAGAGTTCTAGCTCACAATATGATGGTGATCCAGTATATAAACtaataaaaccacaaaaaaaagtTTGAGAAACACCAGGATCAGAAAAAATAATTTCTGTATGgctatgttttaaaaaataaaagccaactttcaaagcaaaatatttataattaatatcGAAGGCAACTGTGTGAGAATTATCAACGAATCATACATATATGGTTGATTAAACATTGAATCAGAAAATATTATCTACATATTGGCAAACATTAACCATCACAGTCTTTATAAAATGGATGTAATGATACGCAATTCTAGTATCGTCTTATGTCACTTACATATTCCCGTTTCAAATTCTACAATCATCACTCATATTATAGAATATCTCATATAAGATCACATAAATCTTGAAACATTTGTTGGAATGTATCGAACAACATCGTATACCATGAAAAAAAGAGTATGTGGTATCATTGACAATGAGATAACAGTTGCAGAAATAGCTCCTTGGCAGAAATATTCCTTCTGGACTTCAGCAAATCATTTACTGGTCTTCCATACACATATATGAACGTATCAATGATTGGAATGAATAGATGTTAACAAAGGACAATATGCCCTCTTCGATGTAAAATCAGGTGTTCCGTTTGGTATGGTTTGGGAACTGTGATCTTGTTGGGATACTTATAAACATAATAAGAAAGAACTAATAGTAGTATAAagtcaaatttcaaaaatactgaactcaatcggaaagtccctaattacatggcaaaatcaattgGCAAAACACAccaacgaatggacaactgtcatattcctgacttagtacaggcattttcaaatgtagaaaatggtggattgaacctggttttatagcgctaaacctacCACttttacgacagtctcatcaaattccgttatatttacaagaatGCGTGAacaacagacataataaataaaatagtcaaaatatgagtACAGCAGTCATCCATGTATTACaatcttaaaataaacaattttacaaaaaagcacaaaagcatctatcaaattaaaaacacattcattgctttgCGAGTCAGACAccagaaaatttatacgtcacataggtagaaattttgtcgttcaatgtttacacaaaacaattttataacttggtatacagggttaaaatatcaaaagtatgttagaattaGTTTCAGAAATaaaccgagatttaaaattgtccagaagttctgtggaatttttaagaatccacaaatgTTTAATACTACTACTCGATTAAAATaatgttgttgtttgtctttcaaagtgttttctaatttataatagaactataacataatgCCATATAATAGAAGAATGACATAaagacgggatcttttaaagtacagagtcaagttataagaaccaaagaaacataTAAAGTGGCATATACAAATCACAcaagtaaaaattaaagataataccAACTTTATCTTGCAATGTTATTCTGACAATGTGACAAATTGAACATTTAACATCATGGCAAATGCTGTTCTACAAAACCtccttaaatatataaatataacctTAAATACATCATACAACATGTAGGATACGCATACAATTTGAACGGATTTGTATCTGGTATGGTCTTTGGTCATctgtcttttgaaaaaaaaaaaacacttttgtgcAATTGGTGTTACTAAAACGAAAAATGCATAAGATCTCATTTAGTATGCATATCATGAACTTGTTGTAAGACTTTCCTTGTTGCAGTTGTGGTTGgtaaataaaatacaacaaatatacataatatatttcgGTTAAGATTGTATTGGTATTctaagatatgtttttttttctgcggTCAGGCCTTTTTGTATAGTCTTCAAACATCAAAAAGTCATATCTCTGCAAAGTAAATCTGTAAGAACAAATGTATTAAgctataagaaaaaaaagaactaCTTTGAATTTTGGGAACATTAGTTTATTTCCAAGGGGATGCCTGATCTTTTGTTGCGGTTGCATTTCTTCCACATTATTTGAGTAGATTATAACTTTGTTGTCATTCCGCATCCGTCATTCTATATAGAAAGATATACCATTATCCTTGAACTGAACTTCATGATAAAGTATTGTACAGGACAGCAATATATGAAACTGAAGATATAACTGTTTCCTTAAACtattaaatctaaataatttcAAAGTCATTTAACTTAAGTCATGATAATGATACCAGTCTAGAGGTCGGACATAGCTACTTAtgttaacatatttaaaggaTATACctcattgaaaaataaatatagttcgATTGATATCAGTTTCAGTTTTTATGGGAAAAACATTGATCTTTTATTTACTAAGTAACTAATAGCTTAATGAGAAAAACATCACAATTACAATAGAAAATTGACGTAGACGAAACATCCACCTCCTTGCAAAATAACTGCGACGATCtctcaataatttaattttggatgtaacgtgtcttctgattggctgattgTGTCTTGTGTATCAACTTATAGACATAATTGTGTCATGTGACCGTGAGTCATCAACGTTTTGTCATGATTTACTGCGGTGTAAAATGGAATTTggaattaaatcataaaaaaatgtaatattttttctttctcttcGAAATGACATAAAACAAATGTTGTGCACACTGAATTTGATACGCCGGTAATTcaatgtgcaccacattttttatcttatttcttcataaacagaaaaaaaaatcattcattctTTAAATACTTTTCTTGCGTGActctaaattttaagaaaaattatgtTGTTAAGTTTTCAGTTCAACATTCAAcctttttttgtttgcatttttacGTGTTTCGTGTAATATTTCATTAAGAAATTCACCAAATGACGATGATAATCAGATATTTGCTTTATTAGCAATTTGTAtctgttttatttgaaaatcatACCTTGTCATAACAGAGTAAGaaaatatctaataaaagtaCAATTTTATTTACTAGTACGTCGTTTTTTCAGCTTTAACTATTAACTTTTattgggtcctcaatactctaCAACTTGTTTTGGCTTCCTTACTTTTTTTATCAAAGctacactgatgagtcttgtgtagacgaaacgcgtgtctggcgtattagatCATAAgactggtacatttgataactatcaatTGATTATTAAAGCTGAAAACCCGATGTATAGTTTagtctttttatcatttcaagAATGATACAATGCTTTTTAAAATTCCTACAacaaagagaaaaaataatagtGTAACAACTCATTTATTTGACTGGAATAAGTATTCTATCTTTATAAGAGGGTGTCTTATAGCCCAGCTTACTCAAATCAATGCTTATTATTTCCCTCTCTCTTTATCTCTGAAACGATTAAAAACTATACCATTTTAAATAGTTCAGTATACCGTATCACCTTTGAAGAACAGTCTACTTAATTCAATAACATCTCCGATAAGAGGCCTTGGTGTCAATAAATAATTTCCTTGTTTTCATCCTTGTACAATTAAGATAGCATCAATTGTTTCATACACTACTTACTTTAAACATTAACTTGACCTTTTAAAGCaggaaaataatattataattacGTCTCTATCAAAAGTCACCAATCTAAAGCTGagaacaatttagaaaaaaatattaaaagataacAGATCACAAAACACTTAGTAACAGACTTATGCTGATTACCCTAAACGCAAAGGAAGGTCGACATTTTAAATCATTGTAAAAGGTATACACTCATGATTAAACAGTTAATTTGAGATAAATTGAACCAGGGAATCAAGATAACTAGATGT
This window contains:
- the LOC139498349 gene encoding cholecystokinin receptor type A-like, whose translation is MNYTSMANNSTEFPMCSTKITTGIYLDKTNDQVFKSIFLPSFIFTLFMFFIGGPGNALVFYIYFSKWRKTTARIFILALAGFDLMNCFFTMPMELTVLHNIITFDYNPVCKVFRYITFMMNHGSSVVLAAIAIDRYIRICYPLRPQLRPHHAKKVVILALILAVAFAWPALFIYGSQTVPIPIPGKPHVCIIGKTCLYEDGYIHTSYPLIFSLSLLVGNVIIDLAMIILYSMIGYQVIKRGTSSNPTPLKYRKGSTSTLSTDDNCLGDKRTEDQERLDNLQTENHNEKHVYSAPEKNTHKLTKQSTASVRRDMFRQRSLSISSIEARKSQMYKTTLMLFMVTIVFMGSFVPYCVIVIIRALDKSYYARLSTAGKAVYNVFLRNYMLSSSLNPIIYCFLSVQFRQQCKDLFDRIKKKLL